The following DNA comes from Brassica oleracea var. oleracea cultivar TO1000 chromosome C5, BOL, whole genome shotgun sequence.
TCAGAATGGAACTAAAACAGGGTTCTTATCCTTGTACATGTGATATCTTGTGCACAGCTTCTGTAGTGTTGCAACCGAATGCTGCATCGAGTTTAGCTTCCTGTCCCGGTACATGGACTGTTCAAACAAGTAAGGAGTTAGAAAGACAAGTAGTTACATTTGGTAGTAGATTTATTAGAGAAGTAGCTATAACTAACTAACCTCAATGTCACCACCATGTTTCTCGACCAAGCGTCTAATATGAGTACGTTGCATAGTAGTAAGTGGCTGTAAAGGAGCACTCTTTCCATCTTTTCTTTGCTTACCCAGTGCTGTCTTAAGATCTACACATCTCAAATCAAAAGGTACAATTAGCTACTTCAAAAAACAAACTCTTTAAACTACTTTAAAGAGATTTAAAAGGTAATGAAGCAGATTCTTGTGTAGTTGCTAAAGTGATCATATAATACTCGATAGATAATAATCTAATAAGCAAAAGCGTGATACTTGCATTACAAGCTAAGATTTTTCAGTTTCCCCCAAAACTTCCACCCAAAACCCTAATTTCTAAATCAAACGTTAGAAAGAGAGAGGAAACGTTACCGTCTTCCTCGAGCTCGCTACCGGAATCGATGGGCTCGAACTCCTTGGCAACGGGATCATCGGTATGCGGCTCAGGAGGTGGGGGGACGTTGAGGGAGTCGTCCTGGATCATATGGTCGGTGCGAGATCGGATGCCGAGCAAGTTAGGGTTGGAGATGACGCCGAAGGATTTGTAGTTCTGGATGACGCTGGCTTGATCGTCCCACTCGGGGACGTCGTCGGCCATGAGAGCTCGGAGCTTGGGAGGGAAGTTGAAAGCTGGTTTGAAGATGTTTGGGTTCTTCTTGGGGAGAGCGACGCGTACTTTGGCCCTCGAGTTCTTGTACTTCCTCCTTGACCTCGCCATCTCTCTCTCTCTTTTTGTTCAGATGAAAGGGAGAATGAAAGTTCAAGCGGCGGAGAATGGGTTTAAGGGAACTACTAACCACAAGGGTTTTGTCAAGTCTCCCCTCGGGACGACGACGTTTTACTGACTTTAACCTTTCCTTGTCTGTTAGTTTAGTTCGCGGGAATGAGAATGTCTTATTACTAGGCCCATTATTATATCTATAGGCCCATTATTAAAATAAAAAAGCCTTCTTTGATAACTAAACCCACATGTAACTCTATATAAGCTTTAAATCTACATTCTACACCGATTTTGATGTCTTTCGTGTTCTTTAACAAACACTGATTGGGTCAGTGGATCTTCCTCGCTTTATTCATTTCTTCCATGGAAGATTAACGGATCCAGTCCACTAAGATGTGATTCCAAAGTAAAAAGAAAGCTTTGTATGTATAAAGTTTTTGTATTTAGCATTTTGGTTAGATTTTAGTACTTATGGAGATAGACAATATTATAAAGAGCTTCTTCTCGCAAACTCTTTTAAGTCACTCACTACAAGCAACAAAAATATTCCAAGTTCAACAACAACAATAACAATGATACTGCTATAAGAAGAGCAAACCATATAAGACCCGAATCGGGAATTCAACAATCCAACAAGTAAAAATAAGCAGAGGGAAAAGATTTAAAACAAACAAAAACCAACAAGCGGTTTTCATAAACGCATAAACAACTCTTGGTTAGCCAGGTTCCAGGATAGTGTCTTCATTTGTCACTCTTGACAGTTGTTTGCTCTTCGGTTTTTGCCTCCTCTGTTGCAGGGGCTTGAGCTTCCTCCTTTTTCTCTCCAGACTTGACTTCTTCTCCTGCACATACAATTTCATTCATTTGGTATAAATCAAGGATTACGCCAACATAAAACCCGGAGAACATATCATATCAACAAAAATGAGCTGACAGAACTTAATCAAGAAAAGAGGTTTTGAACAAAAGATCTCACCTTCATCATCACTATCTTCAAATTCTTCCATACCACCCATTCCACCAGGCCCTCCCATTCCACCAAGACCGCCCATCCCACCGAGCCCTTCAAGCCCGGCCATTCCACCCATACCACCAAGCCCCTCGAGACCTCCCATACCGCCCATTCCACCCATACCTCCCATTCCACCAAAGTTCTATAAGAAGCAAGAACCATGTAAGAGTCTTTCTCAAATCTTAACTAAACGAAACAAAAGATAGTCAACACTATAAGATAAAAAAAGCAATACCGAGAAATCCATCCCGCCCATTCCACCCATTCCGCCCATATCCATATCTCCAGGACCTATACAAAAAATAGAAATAAGACAACCAAAAATGAACAATGCCTCAAGTGCAGAGAGCTAATGTTGAATAGATATATATGGTGAAGAAGTGTGCTAACTAACCAGTGGCGGGATCTTCATCCTCATCAACCCACTTGTCCCAATCAACTTTAACATAGTGAGGAGGTTTCCCTCCACGCAACAGCTTACTCCACCATCTCGGCTCTGCTTTCTCCACGATGCAGAATATGCTCCTCAATCCAATGTTGATTTTGCTTTCCTGACATCCAAAGAAAACATCAAAAGATCATAACTCAATAAGCAAAACAGACGGAACCAAAAAAAAAACAAGGTCTTGTAAGTCTCTCTCACCTCTACATTGACCTTATCATTAAGCTCGAGCTTAAGCTCATAAACCTGGTTCTCCGGTCCAGCTTTGGCAGAGAACTCAAAAACACCCTCCGGATCAAGCTTAACATCCGCATCCTTAGCATCAGCCAATAGCACTGTCAAGTAAACCTTATCCTCTCTCTCTGCCCACTTCACTTCCGGATGGTGACTGTAACGACAATAAACCCCAAATCAGATTGCAAAAATTAGGGCCACATTCAATGCTAAAGAAACTACCATACAAGTTACTGGAACCTAGAAGAAATCGATTATCTAATTGTACCTCATGGTTACTGGGAGCAGGAAAGAGCTTTGAGTAAACCCTAGAAGGACGATGAAGATATTTTTATTTCGATCGAGAAGTTTTCCGACTACAGATAGACTATACGTTTATAGTCCCCCGAGTGATTATCGTGTGGGTGCTAGTGTACAGAGAGTTTAGGTTTAAGTGTTTAATCATATGCTAATCCACGGCTGAGAGGTTGATAAGTGCTATAGAGTTTAACGGTTCAGATTTAAGCGTTGTTTTGCGCAGGAAAGCGGAGCTCTTTTTACTTTTCTTCAACCACGGATAACTTACTTTTCTGGCCCATATTCAATTTATATACTTTACCCAAACTTATAGTTTTGGTATCAATCATAAATCGAATTGTCCTTGTAAAGCATGTAATTACAGTCAACAATTGAGTTTTTAATTAAAGAGCAAAATATTTTTGAACTTTATGCGCATGTAACAGTGTTTCTATAAGATATCTAATTTTAGTTAAAAATAAATAATTTGAGACGGTAAGCGATTAGAGCTAAGAGAATCTCCAACTCAACTTCAAATCCTCAAATTTTGAGGTTTTGTGTCATTCAAACCCAACTTCAAATCCTCAAAACTATCTTGTATTTTCTTTTTGGTCCTTATGGTTATTTTTTTTCATAAATACATATACTAAACTTAATTTAGAATAACTTACGTACACCAAAATAAAATAAAATAAGATAAATATTACATAACATTAAATTAAAGTTCACACAAAATAAAAATACATAAAATAAAGTTCACGCAAAATAAAAATACATTAAACAAGCTTAGCAAGATGCAAGATCAGCGCCTGAGGTAACAATTGAAATAGCAGTAAATGAACATACTCGATTTCAACAATTTCTAGCTCGCAATATACAAATTAAAAATAAGGAGATTTATCATTTTGGAATGCGTTGATTAAGCACATATGAGAGTTTTACGGGAACAGTGCGAGAATTTGGTATTTTATATGTATTTTCTAAAATTTGTGTGTATGTGTCTTGTTTTATTATATATGAAATTATATCATCTTTTGTTATATAATATTGTAATATTGTGTGTTGTATAATATATTAAATGTATGTTTTATATGTATTTGTGATGTTTTTATTGGTAACTTTTGTTAATGTCAAGGCCTATAATGCAAATAGATAAACTTTTAAGGATTTTTTTGAAGATTCGTGGTTGGAGTAACCACTCTTCAAATCCTCATTTTGAGGTTTTGCTCCTCTTAAAATTGAGGTTTTGGGTTGGAGATGCTCTAAGAAAATAGATAATCCATAGTAAAACCAAAGAGACTGATTCAGAGGAACAACTAAAAGCTTTATGGGAACAAATCATATTCAAGAAGGGAGAAACATGACCAAGCCGAATAAAATATTGGTCTCGAGGTTTCAAATTTTTGAAAAAAATTACATGAATATTAGATATAGCTCTTAAATCTGTATAATTTTTTTAACTGAAATTTTTACGAAATCGTTTACAGTACTTAAATTTTTAGAACTAGCCTTGGAGAGAAGCGGAGTCTCTAGAATACATAGTGCAGAAACAAAGCTTATTTCCACCTGAACTTTACAAATCATGCATATTCTTTTTTGAATTTTGTAAGAGTGCGTATGTCATATTGAACTAAACCCAAAATTTTAAAAATACTACATGAACTTTACGCGTCATGTTTTTAATTTCTGAACTTTATAGCAGTGAATATTTCGTATTAAACTAAACAAAAAAAAAGAAAAAATACTACATGAACTCTCAAAATCATGCTTGTTATATGTTAACTGTCAAAAGTGTTAGTCATCCGTTAATTTTATCGAAATAACGCCGTTTTGGAATTTTTTGACTGTCAAAGGTATAATTAAGTATTCTGTTAATCTATCAAACAACTAATTTTTTGAGAGGTTTGAACTCTCACACTGGTGGACAAGTAAGAGCATATTATATGCTAGACCAAAATAACTTTCTTGTATAGATTGTGTAAACATTAACTTATATATAAGTTTTAGTTTAATCAAATAAACGTTATCTAAATTTTATTGTTTTAGTTTTATCAAATAAACCTATAATTATTTATGTTTTCAAATTTAACTTTAGAAATCATTATTTTATAAGTTTAAATTATTTATTATTAATTCAAATATTTATTTTAAACTTGTATACGAGTGTGAGAGTTCGAATTTCCCAAAAAAGTAATTTTTAGTTTTACAGAAATTATCTAAAATGACGGGTTTTGATAAATTAACAGATGACTAACAACTTTCACAGTTAATATATATAAGCATGATTTAGAGAGTTTACGTAATATTTTCAAATTTTCTAATTTTACAGAATTCATCCAAAATGACGTCGTTTTGATAAATTAACGGATGACTAATGCTTTTGACGGATAAGCACGATT
Coding sequences within:
- the LOC106343666 gene encoding uncharacterized protein LOC106343666, which encodes MARSRRKYKNSRAKVRVALPKKNPNIFKPAFNFPPKLRALMADDVPEWDDQASVIQNYKSFGVISNPNLLGIRSRTDHMIQDDSLNVPPPPEPHTDDPVAKEFEPIDSGSELEEDDLKTALGKQRKDGKSAPLQPLTTMQRTHIRRLVEKHGGDIESMYRDRKLNSMQHSVATLQKLCTRYHMYKDKNPVLVPF
- the LOC106292529 gene encoding uncharacterized protein Os08g0359500-like, encoding MSHHPEVKWAEREDKVYLTVLLADAKDADVKLDPEGVFEFSAKAGPENQVYELKLELNDKVNVEESKINIGLRSIFCIVEKAEPRWWSKLLRGGKPPHYVKVDWDKWVDEDEDPATGPGDMDMGGMGGMGGMDFSNFGGMGGMGGMGGMGGLEGLGGMGGMAGLEGLGGMGGLGGMGGPGGMGGMEEFEDSDDEGEEVKSGEKKEEAQAPATEEAKTEEQTTVKSDK